The stretch of DNA AACACCTCCAATGGTAAAATCACTTGCATCACACATGAGTTCAAAGGGCAATGACCAATCGGGTGCAACAATCACGGGGGCCGTCACAAGAGCTGTCTTTAACTTCAAAAATGCTTCATTACATTCAGCGGTAAACTCAAATGACCTATTTTGTTCCAGCAAGCTACACAAGGGTTTAGACACCTTAGAAAAGTCTTTAATGAAGCGCCTATAAAAACCCGCGTGTCCAAGGAAGCTTCTTATGCCTTTCACCGTAGTAGGGGCTGGTAACTTCTCAAGCACTTCTAGAATTCCCTTGTCAACTTCTATCCCCTTGCTAGACACTTTGTGACCCAACACAATACCCTCTTGAACCATGAAGTGGCATTTCTCCCAATTAAGCACCAAGTTGGTTTCTTCACATCTTGCTAACACTCTTTCCAAATTCTCCAAACAAACCCCAAATGAATCCCCATAGATAGAGAAATCATCCATGAATATCTCCAAAATACTCTCAGCCATATCCAAgaaaatagccatcatacacctttggaaAGTCGTGGGAGCATTGCACAATCCAAATGGCATCCTCCTAAAGGCAAAGGTGCCATATGGGCAAGTCAAGGTGGTTTTCTCTTAATCTTCTGGTGCTATAGAAATCTGATTGTAACCCGAATATCCATCAACAAAGCAATAAAACTCTTTTCCCGCCAAACGGTCCAACATTTGGTCAATAAATGGCAGCGGGAAATGGTCCTTCCGAGATAGTCCATACACACCCTCCAACCGGTCACGGTTCgagtaggaatcaactcattgtTCTCATTAGCCACCACCGTAACTCCTCCTTTCTTGGGCACACATTGAACAGGACTAACCCATGAGCTATCCGAAATTGGATACACAATACCATAATCTAGCCACTTGATCACTTCTTTTCGCACCACTTCTTTCATGACGAGATTCAATCTTTGCTGATCCTCAACAGAATTGCTACAACCCACTTCTAAAAGTATCTTGTGCGTGCAAATCGTTGGACTAATACCCCTTATGTCAGCCATAGTCCACCCGATTGCTTTCTTATACTTTTTTAACACCTCTAGCAAGGCACCTTCATCTTCAACTCCCAAGTTTGCTGCTATAATAACTGGCAGCGTGTCATTCTCCCCCAAATAGGCATACTTGAGATGTCTTGGCAAGGGTTTCAACTCCAACTTTGATGGTTCTTGGATGGAGGGTTTTGGAGGCTTGAAATTACTTTCCTTCAGCTCCAAAGATTCAAAGGACATCTTGAATTTAGGGATAGGTTGCAATGGCTCCACCCAAGCAACTTGGTTGTCTTCATCTTCACTCAAGTCTTAAATCTCATCAAAATAACTTATAAACTTCTCATCCTTCGAAGCTTCCTTGTGAAATCTTTCAGCCACTATAGAGTCAATTACACTTATGCGGGAGCACTCTTCTATCTCATCCAGAAATCTCATAGCATTGAACACATTAAAGGTGACTTTTTTGTCATTCACCCTCATTGTGAGCTCCCCATTTTGCACATCAATCAGAGTTCTTCCGGTAGCAAGGAATGGTCAACCCAAGATAATAGGCACATCTCTATCAGCTTCATAGTCTAGGATGATGAAATCAGCGGGAAAAATGAACTTGTCAACCTGTACTAGAACatcttctatttttccttctgaATGGGCCATGGAGCTGTCAGTAAGTTGCAATGTAACAGTTGTAGGACGTGCTTCACCAATACCCAACTTCTTAAAGATCGACATAGGCATGAGGTTGATGCTTGCACCCAAATCACATAAAGCTATTCCAAGATCCCATCCCCCAATAGAACAAGGGATTTTAAAACTACCCGGATCCTTCAACTTTGGTGGAATCTTACTTTTCAACATGGCGCTGCATCGTTCGGTGAGAGCTACAGTTTCAAACTCCCCCAACCTCCTTTTCTTCGTCAAAATGTGTTTTAAGAACTTGACATAATTCGACATTTGCTCCAATGCTTCCACCAAGGGAATATTGATATGGAGCTGCTGCAACACATCTAAAAACTTCTTGAATTGCCCATCTTGCTGCTGTTTCTgaaatctttgaggaaatgGAAGGGGTGGTTTAGGACTAGAACATACTGGTGCAGATTGTTGACTGTCAGGTTGGTGACCCGTTGCTGTATCAACTGGTCTGGTATCAACAATTTCCTGGGCCGttattttactcaatttttcgtCGATTTGGATTGAAGTGGGCTCCCCACTACCCTTTATTTCCTCTTAGGAATTTTTCAGATGCTTGCCACTCCTCAAGTGAATGGATTTGCACTGTTCCTTTCCATCCCTCCTTGGATTTTTCGTGTCACTAGGCAAAGAACCTTGTGCCCTAGCTTTTAATTCATTTGCCCAATGTCCAAGTTGCAACTCTAAGTTTCGAAGAGAAGCAGCTTGACTTTATATCACCGCATCACTTTTGGCCATATAATCCCGCATTAGACTCTCCAAAGAACTTGGTTGGGAATTTTGAGCATGTTGTGGATGTCGCGGTTGTTGTGAAAAACCCGATGGATATGCTTGTCTTTGTTGGGCTGGTGCGGTGCTTGAGCTTGCTCCTTGACCCACCCAAGACAAATTAGGATGATTCTTCCATGCTTGATTGTAAGAATTTGAGAATTCCCCATTGCTTCtactaaaattttgatttcccatGTAACAAACGGACTCCGGATTAGATGGACACTTCTCAAACACATGCCCTTTTCCACAAAACACACATGAGACATCATCACTTTGAATGGCAGTAGCTGGTTGAATATTTTTAGAGTTCCCAATGctcaaattcttcaaaacattcGTCATGGAAGCCATTTTAGCTGTCAAAGCCGTTATTGCATCCAGTTCAAGAACCCCCGCCACTTTACTACTACATGGAGCTCTTGTGTTGGACCATTAGTAATTGTTACTTGCAatggtctccaaaatctcaaatgcTTCGTTGTAAGACTTCGACAAAATAGCACCATTGGCTGATGCATCTAGCACCATTCGAGAAGCTGCATTCAAGCCATTATAAAAGTCTCCATCTAAATACAATGTGGAATGCCATGATCTGGACACTTTTGCAAAAGttccttaaacctctcccacgCATCACTTGTGGACTCATCTTCAAGTTGCTGAAAAGACATTATCCCACTTctgaattttgcatttctagtAGGAGGAAAGTATTTCCTCAGAAACTTATCAGCAAGGTCATTCCAATTGGTAACAGAATCAGGAAGCAAAGTGTTGAGCCATGATCTAGCTCGGTCTCGtagtgagaatgggaatagcTTCAACATTAACACCTCTTCACTCACTCCTTGGATCTTGAAAGAATCACTACCTCCAAGAATGAACGGAgatggaggtgaggatcttcAGTTTGCATCCGGCTGAATTTCCCCACGatttggagcatttgaaacatcaCTGGCTTGAGCTCAAACTGCGGTGCTCGTATTTCAGGCCTCAGAATGCCTGGATTGAGCTCATTAAACATGGGGGCTGCATACTCTCATATAGCCCTGGCTCTATCATTTGCCAATATGATGGGATTAACAATTTGTtgagcaatctcatcatcatcaAGATTCTCAGCCATGATGTCTTGGCGCTTAGCCTTTtgaacccttcttcttcttcgaaaTGTGCGTTCAATCTCGAGGTCAATAGAAGAAAGTTCAAAGTCCTCTTGTTGGTTCATACACTATAGATACCTAAGATTTTAAAGCACAAACAAGCTAGATTAAAAGCACAGAAATTATTATAATGTGAATTAGttgaaaaaacaaaatttagaacttaaTGTCCCCAGCAACGGCGctaaaaacttgttgtgaaaatttatattgatttttaattgcgcaagtgtacacaatcacaaacaagtaatacaatgataagtaatcaaagttcgGTGCCGCATCACAGTCCCGTATCCAttccaattttatttttcgttGGTCTCCACAGGgaatttttactaaatatttacaaaatcaaCTAAGAgcaattccaagaatttcaaataaaaataaaacaaagtaacaaattaattcaagagaaaaatTCTTAACCTTAATTCTAAACttgagaaataatattttaaactaaataaactaaaagtAAGAAGCTAAAAGTGATTAAAGTGGTGATAATTTCAGATTTGGAAgatagacttgggtgattaatttccacttgtatgtctTAGTTGATACAACAATGACCCaacaatgactcagcaatctTGGCA from Cannabis sativa cultivar Pink pepper isolate KNU-18-1 chromosome 2, ASM2916894v1, whole genome shotgun sequence encodes:
- the LOC133034275 gene encoding uncharacterized protein LOC133034275, which encodes MASMTNVLKNLSIGNSKNIQPATAIQSDDVSCVFCGKGHVFEKCPSNPESVCYMGNQNFSRSNGEFSNSYNQAWKNHPNLSWVGQGASSSTAPAQQRQAYPSGFSQQPRHPQHAQNSQPSSLESLMRDYMAKSDAEIVDTRPVDTATGHQPDSQQSAPVCSSPKPPLPFPQRFQKQQQDGQFKKFLDVLQQLHINIPLVEALEQMSNYVKFLKHILTKKRRLGEFETVALTERCSAMLKSKIPPKLKDPGSFKIPCSIGGWDLGIALCDLGASINLMPMSIFKKLGIGEARPTTVTLQLTDSSMAHSEGKIEDVLVQVDKFIFPADFIILDYEADRDVPIILG